A DNA window from Bombus vancouverensis nearcticus chromosome 6, iyBomVanc1_principal, whole genome shotgun sequence contains the following coding sequences:
- the LOC117157737 gene encoding uncharacterized protein LOC117157737, whose product MCLSLFLKRRKADLLQNVWEQSSVQSPEENSDKKPQGLHTLILNQNPKIGDTGLRQLVYALKSDVWLRSLSLRHCGISKHGAETMIRLLQTNSRITKLDLTENRIPINTLQMILRILKRRREMAESITSKKRFRIDMRRDLINNRIHELIKQRRRSLRNRTERLNKYSTQKRHWKKIHRFEIKVKQSKEIEVPKEDQSRRKKLGDLESQLWSLVESNFKLKEELSSNKALLDTEAQQRSKMEDELQKVSLRLNDLKSKVVMLDCVSSNACNESRLLKGLKYIFDKLESFSTARQKDINEEVLLNPVEPLWSSPLTQQMENSFANCLQQTNVALFPVENITM is encoded by the exons ATGTGCCTGTCCCTGTTCTTGAAGAGAAGGAAGGCTGATCTGTTGCAGAATGTTTGGGAACAGTCCTCTGTACAATCTCCGGAAGAAAATTCTGACAAGAAG CCCCAGGGATTGCACACGTTGATTCTGAACCAAAATCCAAAAATCGGGGACACCGGCTTGAGGCAGTTAGTTTATGCGTTAAAAAGCGACGTCTGGCTGAGATCGCTGAGTCTGAGGCACTGTGGGATCAGTAAACACGGAGCAGAGACGATGATTCGTCTCTTACAAACCAACAGTAGAATTACGAAGCTAGATCTCACTGAAAATCGCATACCTATTAACACCTTACAAATGATACTGAGGATATTGAAGAGAAGGCGAGAGATGGCTGAAAGTATAACGTCGAAGAAAAGATTTCGTATAGATATGAGACGAGACTTGATAAATAATAGAATTCATGAACTTATAAAACAACGTAGAAGAAGTTTACGAAATAGAACA GAAAGGCTCAACAAATATTCAACGCAGAAACGTCATTGGAAGAAGATCCATAGGTTCGAGATAAAAGTGAAACAGTCGAAGGAAATAGAAGTTCCGAAAGAGGATCAAAGTCGAAGGAAGAAACTTGGAGATTTGGAATCGCAGTTATGGAGTCTAGTCGAGTCGAATTTCAAATTGAAGGAGGAACTATCGAGCAATAAAGCGTTGCTGGATACAGAAGCGCAACAAAGATCAAAAATGGAGGACGAGTTGCAAAAAGTGTCGCTTCGGTTAAACGACCTTAAAAGCAAAGTCGTTATGTTAGATTGTGTTTCCTCGAATGCTTGTAACGAAAGTCGCTTATTGAAGGGACTGAAGTACATTTTTGACAAATTGGAATCATTTTCGACAGCGAGGCAGAAGGATATAAACGAGGAAGTTCTTTTGAATCCTGTGGAGCCATTATGGTCATCGCCATTGACACAACAAATGGAGAATAGTTTCGCGAATTGCTTGCAACAGACTAACGTAGCTTTGTTCCCCGTTGAAAATATCACGATGTGA